From Neobacillus sp. PS2-9, the proteins below share one genomic window:
- a CDS encoding 4-hydroxy-3-methylbut-2-enyl diphosphate reductase has translation MQIIKISPRGYCYGVVDAMVIARNAALDKSLPRPIYILGMIVHNKHVTDAFEEEGIITLDGKNRKDILDKVESGTVIFTAHGISPEVRELAKKKGLVTIDATCPDVTRTHDLIEEKTQQGYHVIYIGKKGHPEPEGAVGVAPGMVHLVETPSDVEALTIDCEKLLVTNQTTMSQWDVSDTMKRVQQKYPHVEVYNEICHATQIRQEAVADQATEADVTIVVGDPKSNNSNRLAQVSEEIAGTRAYRIADITELEIDWIKDAKTVAVTSGASTPTPITKEVITFLEQFDPNNEATWERRKKVQLSRILPKVKKAENE, from the coding sequence ATGCAAATCATAAAGATATCTCCACGCGGATACTGTTATGGTGTGGTCGACGCTATGGTCATCGCCAGAAACGCCGCATTAGATAAATCTTTGCCACGTCCAATCTACATTTTAGGAATGATTGTTCATAATAAACATGTTACAGATGCTTTCGAGGAAGAAGGAATCATCACACTAGATGGAAAAAACAGAAAAGATATTCTTGATAAGGTAGAATCAGGGACAGTTATTTTTACTGCCCACGGGATTTCTCCAGAAGTGCGTGAACTTGCTAAAAAGAAAGGCCTTGTAACCATTGATGCAACATGTCCTGACGTGACAAGAACACATGACCTCATCGAAGAAAAGACCCAACAAGGTTACCACGTCATATACATTGGGAAAAAAGGGCATCCAGAACCTGAAGGAGCTGTAGGTGTTGCTCCTGGCATGGTTCATCTGGTGGAAACCCCGAGTGATGTTGAGGCATTAACCATTGATTGTGAGAAGCTTCTCGTAACGAACCAAACGACTATGAGTCAATGGGATGTTTCGGATACGATGAAAAGGGTTCAACAAAAATATCCTCATGTTGAGGTTTATAATGAAATTTGCCATGCAACCCAAATACGCCAAGAGGCAGTTGCCGATCAGGCCACTGAAGCTGACGTTACTATTGTTGTAGGAGATCCAAAAAGTAATAATTCTAATCGCCTTGCACAGGTTTCAGAAGAAATTGCTGGTACAAGGGCGTATCGTATTGCAGATATTACTGAGTTAGAAATTGATTGGATTAAGGATGCTAAGACGGTTGCTGTTACATCCGGAGCCTCCACACCTACTCCTATTACAAAGGAAGTCATAACGTTCTTAGAACAATTTGATCCGAACAATGAAGCCACTTGGGAACGGAGAAAAAAAGTTCAACTAAGTAGAATATTACCTAAGGTTAAAAAGGCCGAAAACGAGTAA
- a CDS encoding acyl-CoA dehydrogenase family protein, with translation MNFDLTAEQDMIKRTIRQFADEEVAPGAIERDKTKQFPVEIFKKLAEMGIMGLPFPEEYGGAGADTVSFAIVTEELSRTCASTGITYSAHISLGGAPLHLFGTEEQKQKYLTPICTGESFGAFGLTEPNAGSDAGGTRTSAREANGEFIINGNKCFITNASFAKHLALTAITGENNGKKEISAIIVPTNSDGFTIIDNYEKMGLNASNTTELVLEDVRVSSENLLGKRGEGFRQFLITLDGGRIGIGAMAVGIAQGAYEKALAYAKERKQFGKSISSFQAIQFKLADMAMKIELARNMVYKAAWLKDQGRAFSKEAAMCKLYASEICMEVTSQAVQIHGGYGYMKEYHVERMMRDAKLLEIGEGTSEVQRMVISRLIGC, from the coding sequence ATGAATTTTGACTTAACAGCTGAACAAGATATGATTAAAAGAACTATTCGCCAATTTGCAGATGAAGAGGTAGCACCTGGTGCTATTGAAAGAGATAAAACTAAACAATTTCCAGTAGAAATTTTTAAAAAGCTTGCTGAAATGGGGATTATGGGACTTCCATTCCCTGAAGAATACGGCGGTGCTGGAGCAGATACTGTCAGCTTTGCCATTGTAACTGAAGAATTAAGTAGAACTTGTGCGTCGACAGGGATTACCTATTCTGCTCATATTTCATTAGGTGGAGCTCCCCTTCATTTGTTTGGGACTGAAGAACAAAAGCAAAAATATTTAACTCCTATTTGTACAGGTGAATCATTTGGTGCATTTGGCTTAACGGAACCCAATGCGGGTTCAGATGCGGGCGGTACAAGAACTTCCGCTAGAGAAGCGAATGGTGAATTCATAATAAATGGGAATAAGTGTTTCATTACTAACGCAAGCTTCGCAAAGCATTTAGCCTTAACAGCTATAACTGGTGAAAATAACGGGAAGAAAGAAATCAGTGCGATTATCGTTCCTACTAATTCTGACGGCTTTACGATTATTGATAATTACGAAAAGATGGGTTTGAATGCTTCGAATACCACGGAGCTTGTATTAGAGGATGTAAGAGTTTCTTCCGAAAATCTTTTAGGAAAGCGAGGAGAGGGTTTTAGACAGTTTTTGATTACGCTTGATGGGGGCCGAATTGGGATTGGAGCTATGGCAGTGGGGATTGCTCAGGGCGCGTATGAGAAGGCACTTGCCTATGCCAAGGAACGGAAGCAATTTGGAAAATCCATTTCCTCTTTTCAGGCCATTCAGTTTAAATTAGCCGATATGGCAATGAAAATTGAATTAGCCAGAAATATGGTGTATAAAGCTGCTTGGTTAAAAGATCAAGGCAGAGCGTTCTCAAAAGAAGCTGCAATGTGTAAACTATATGCATCTGAAATCTGTATGGAAGTAACGAGTCAGGCTGTTCAGATACATGGTGGATACGGATATATGAAGGAGTATCATGTGGAAAGAATGATGCGTGATGCAAAACTGCTTGAAATTGGTGAAGGGACATCTGAAGTTCAACGAATGGTTATTTCGCGATTAATTGGTTGCTAA
- a CDS encoding deoxyribonuclease IV, producing the protein MLKIGSHVSMSGKDMLLAASKEAVSYGANTFMIYTGAPQNTRRKKIEDLNIEEGRKHMEENGISEIIVHAPYIINIGNTTNPDTFELGVRFLRSEIDRTEALGAKQIVLHPGAHVSAGTEAGIKKIIEGLNEVLTGKEQLQIALETMAGKGSECGKSFEEIAMIMDGVNYSDKLSVCFDTCHTHDAGYNIVEDFDGVLNEFDKIVGLEKLKVLHINDSKNAVGMRKDRHENIGFGHIGFKALNYIVHHPQLMDVPKILETPFVGEDKNNKKAPYKQEIEMLRNQTFNENLLDIIMQS; encoded by the coding sequence ATGTTAAAAATTGGGTCACACGTGTCGATGAGCGGAAAAGATATGTTGCTTGCAGCTAGTAAAGAAGCAGTATCTTATGGTGCAAATACGTTTATGATCTATACAGGTGCTCCACAAAATACCAGAAGAAAGAAAATTGAAGACCTGAACATCGAAGAAGGAAGAAAGCATATGGAGGAGAATGGAATCTCAGAAATTATAGTCCATGCTCCTTATATCATTAATATTGGGAATACCACAAATCCTGACACATTTGAGTTAGGTGTAAGGTTCCTCCGCAGTGAAATAGATAGAACAGAAGCGCTTGGTGCAAAGCAAATTGTCCTTCATCCTGGTGCCCATGTGAGTGCAGGCACAGAGGCAGGAATTAAGAAAATTATTGAAGGATTAAATGAGGTTTTGACGGGTAAGGAACAACTGCAAATTGCTTTAGAGACCATGGCTGGAAAAGGATCTGAGTGTGGTAAATCTTTTGAAGAAATTGCAATGATTATGGATGGGGTTAATTATAGTGATAAATTATCCGTCTGTTTCGATACATGCCATACGCATGATGCCGGCTATAACATTGTGGAAGACTTTGATGGTGTCTTAAATGAATTTGATAAAATTGTTGGCCTGGAGAAGCTAAAGGTACTTCATATCAATGATAGTAAAAATGCAGTTGGTATGAGGAAGGACCGCCATGAAAATATTGGCTTTGGTCATATTGGCTTTAAGGCTCTGAATTATATCGTTCACCATCCACAATTGATGGATGTTCCTAAGATTCTTGAAACTCCTTTTGTTGGAGAAGATAAGAACAATAAAAAGGCACCGTATAAACAGGAAATAGAGATGCTACGCAATCAGACATTTAATGAAAATCTGTTAGATATAATCATGCAATCATAA
- the cccA gene encoding cytochrome c550 encodes MKRNPVIPFILIMVFGLVLVFVMSFKGLGDMKEVASEKGEGKGSEKTEVAASKPEDIYKQTCVACHGDQYQGVVGPTLKGVGSKYSKEQLEEIVTKGRGNMPAGLVSPDKAGAMADWLKTIK; translated from the coding sequence ATGAAACGTAATCCAGTAATTCCTTTTATTCTTATCATGGTTTTTGGACTCGTACTTGTATTTGTCATGTCTTTCAAAGGCCTTGGTGATATGAAAGAAGTAGCTAGTGAGAAGGGTGAAGGAAAAGGCAGCGAGAAGACGGAAGTAGCTGCATCTAAACCAGAAGACATCTATAAGCAAACATGTGTTGCTTGTCACGGTGATCAGTACCAAGGGGTAGTTGGTCCTACGCTAAAAGGTGTTGGTAGCAAGTATTCTAAGGAACAATTAGAAGAGATCGTAACAAAAGGTAGAGGTAACATGCCAGCTGGTCTAGTTTCACCAGATAAAGCTGGAGCAATGGCAGATTGGTTAAAAACAATCAAATAA
- a CDS encoding Nif3-like dinuclear metal center hexameric protein, with protein MKNPNGHEIIQLFEQFSPKSLAMEGDKIGLQVGRLNKKVDRVMIALDVLEDVIDEAIEKNVQLIIAHHPIIFRPLKNVLTDTTQGRMVEKLLKHDIAVYAAHTNLDVAKGGVNDLLAAALELQEPEVLVPTFDTKLKKLVVFVPASHAEEIRNVLGKAGAGFIGNYSHCTFSTNGTGRFLPGENTNPFVGQPGQLEVVDEIRIETIVPEPLLKKAITAMVKAHPYEEVAYDIYPTENKGEVLGLGRIGKVSEMTLGEFAEKVKTALDVERVRVVGDLSSKVRKVAVLGGDGNKYFMNAKYKGVDVYVTGDIYYHTAHDAMMQGLNMIDPGHNVEKVMKKGLTAALQKMCREEGYEVEIFPSEVNTDPFQFI; from the coding sequence TTGAAGAATCCTAACGGGCATGAGATTATTCAGCTTTTTGAACAGTTTTCACCGAAATCCTTAGCCATGGAAGGCGATAAAATTGGCCTGCAAGTTGGAAGGTTAAATAAAAAGGTTGATCGGGTGATGATTGCTCTGGATGTGCTGGAAGATGTAATAGATGAAGCTATAGAAAAAAATGTACAACTGATCATTGCACACCATCCAATTATTTTTCGCCCACTAAAAAATGTACTAACGGATACAACACAAGGTAGAATGGTTGAAAAGCTATTAAAACACGACATTGCAGTCTATGCGGCACACACCAATCTTGACGTTGCAAAGGGAGGAGTAAACGACCTCTTGGCAGCTGCATTAGAATTACAGGAACCAGAAGTACTAGTCCCTACCTTTGACACGAAGTTAAAAAAATTAGTGGTTTTTGTACCTGCAAGCCATGCAGAAGAAATTAGAAACGTACTTGGCAAAGCCGGAGCAGGTTTTATAGGGAATTACAGTCATTGTACCTTCTCTACAAATGGCACCGGGCGGTTTCTGCCTGGTGAGAATACAAATCCCTTTGTGGGACAGCCTGGTCAGTTAGAAGTGGTAGATGAGATTCGGATTGAGACCATAGTTCCAGAACCGCTTCTAAAAAAAGCTATAACTGCGATGGTTAAAGCACATCCTTATGAAGAAGTAGCTTACGATATATATCCTACTGAAAATAAAGGGGAAGTGCTTGGTCTAGGTAGGATAGGAAAAGTGAGTGAAATGACTCTTGGAGAGTTTGCAGAAAAAGTAAAGACCGCACTTGATGTGGAACGAGTAAGAGTAGTAGGCGATCTATCTTCTAAGGTTAGAAAGGTTGCTGTTTTGGGTGGCGATGGAAATAAATATTTCATGAATGCCAAATACAAAGGAGTCGATGTATATGTAACAGGAGATATTTATTATCACACTGCACATGATGCCATGATGCAAGGCCTTAATATGATTGATCCTGGGCATAATGTTGAAAAGGTCATGAAAAAAGGATTGACAGCAGCCTTGCAAAAGATGTGTAGAGAAGAAGGATATGAAGTAGAGATATTCCCTTCTGAAGTAAATACGGATCCTTTCCAATTCATTTAA
- the rpoD gene encoding RNA polymerase sigma factor RpoD — MAAEKSARSKEAENELTFEQVKDQLTELGKKVGVLAYDDIAEKMANFDLESDQMDEFYEFLGDQGIELVGDSEEAPNSKQLSKGDDEEFDLNDLSVPPGVKINDPVRMYLKEIGRVDLLSGEEEIKLANRIEEGDEEAKRRLAEANLRLVVSIAKRYVGRGMLFLDLIQEGNMGLIKAVEKFDYRKGFKFSTYATWWIRQAITRAIADQARTIRIPVHMVETINKLIRVQRQLLQDLGREPTPEEIGEDMDLTPDKVREILKIAQEPVSLETPIGEEDDSHLGDFIEDQDATSPSEHAAYELLKEQLEDVLDTLTDREENVLRLRFGLDDGRTRTLEEVGKVFGVTRERIRQIEAKALRKLRHPSRSKRLKDFLE; from the coding sequence ATGGCTGCTGAAAAATCAGCCCGTTCAAAAGAGGCCGAGAATGAACTGACCTTTGAACAAGTAAAGGATCAGTTAACTGAATTAGGAAAAAAAGTTGGTGTCCTTGCCTATGATGACATTGCCGAAAAGATGGCTAATTTTGATTTAGAATCTGATCAAATGGATGAGTTTTATGAATTCCTGGGAGATCAAGGTATTGAATTAGTAGGCGATAGTGAGGAAGCTCCAAATAGTAAACAATTATCAAAAGGGGACGACGAAGAATTTGATTTAAATGATCTTAGCGTTCCTCCAGGTGTTAAGATTAATGACCCAGTTCGTATGTATTTAAAAGAGATTGGTCGCGTTGACTTACTTTCTGGTGAAGAAGAGATTAAACTCGCCAACCGTATTGAAGAAGGTGACGAGGAAGCGAAGCGCCGTTTGGCTGAAGCAAACCTACGTCTAGTCGTAAGTATTGCAAAGCGCTATGTAGGTCGCGGTATGCTATTTCTAGACCTGATTCAAGAAGGAAATATGGGTCTAATTAAAGCAGTTGAAAAATTCGATTATCGTAAAGGCTTTAAGTTTAGTACCTATGCAACCTGGTGGATTCGCCAAGCTATCACAAGGGCAATTGCGGACCAAGCCCGAACCATTCGTATCCCTGTTCATATGGTTGAAACAATTAACAAACTTATCCGTGTTCAACGTCAATTACTACAGGATCTTGGACGTGAACCAACACCAGAAGAAATTGGAGAAGATATGGATTTAACCCCGGATAAAGTAAGGGAAATTCTAAAGATTGCTCAAGAGCCTGTTTCATTGGAAACACCAATTGGTGAAGAAGATGATTCTCATCTTGGTGATTTCATAGAAGACCAAGATGCAACGTCTCCTTCTGAACATGCTGCGTATGAATTATTAAAAGAGCAATTAGAAGACGTTCTCGATACTTTGACAGACAGGGAAGAAAACGTCCTTCGCCTGCGTTTTGGATTGGATGATGGCCGGACTCGTACACTAGAAGAAGTAGGGAAAGTCTTTGGAGTAACCCGCGAGCGAATTCGTCAAATTGAAGCGAAAGCATTGCGGAAATTACGTCATCCAAGCCGGAGCAAACGGTTGAAAGATTTCTTAGAATAA
- a CDS encoding metal ABC transporter ATP-binding protein: MQSIIDIQHLFYRYEKDTVLEDINMSIPDGSFLAIVGPNGSGKSTLLKLILGLLKPQKGDITLFGQEISKFKDWQKIGYVSQKANSFNTGFPATVFEVVASGLTKKLGLFTFFKKEHSMKVFEALEAVGMREFSNRNIGELSGGQQQRVFIARALVSEPKLLILDEPTVGVDAENVNSFYQMLGDLNQNRAITLLLVTHDIGTISDKVTHVACLNKHLHFHGETKEFEELRGEGMSEFYGHDVHLLAHHHEHGGARK; encoded by the coding sequence ATGCAATCAATAATTGATATTCAACATTTATTTTATCGATATGAAAAGGATACAGTCTTAGAGGACATAAACATGTCCATTCCTGACGGTTCATTTTTAGCTATTGTGGGTCCAAATGGGTCAGGAAAATCAACATTGTTAAAATTGATATTAGGGCTATTAAAACCCCAGAAAGGCGACATCACTTTATTTGGTCAGGAAATCTCTAAATTTAAAGATTGGCAGAAGATCGGGTATGTGTCACAAAAGGCTAATTCATTTAACACAGGTTTCCCTGCTACCGTATTTGAAGTAGTGGCAAGCGGGTTAACAAAAAAGCTCGGTTTGTTTACGTTCTTTAAAAAGGAACATTCGATGAAGGTATTTGAGGCTTTAGAAGCAGTTGGCATGAGAGAATTTAGTAACAGAAATATTGGAGAACTCTCTGGTGGTCAGCAGCAAAGAGTGTTTATTGCTCGAGCGCTAGTCAGTGAACCCAAATTGCTGATTCTTGACGAACCAACGGTAGGAGTGGATGCTGAAAACGTAAATTCCTTCTATCAAATGCTCGGTGATTTAAACCAAAATCGTGCGATTACATTGCTGTTGGTTACACACGATATTGGCACTATTTCCGATAAGGTCACCCATGTTGCTTGCTTAAATAAACATTTACATTTTCACGGTGAAACAAAAGAATTTGAAGAGTTGAGAGGGGAAGGGATGTCTGAGTTTTATGGCCATGACGTTCATTTACTCGCTCATCACCATGAACACGGAGGCGCCAGAAAATGA
- a CDS encoding tRNA (adenine(22)-N(1))-methyltransferase TrmK, whose protein sequence is MNTDKLSIRLATVAKYVPAGSRIADIGSDHAYLPCYLAKSTGISFAIAGEVAAGPYQSAERNVQSEGLSSIISVRMGDGLEVIQPGEVDCITIAGMGGSLITSILENGKEKLESVKRLVLQPNISAISIRKWFLENNWELVAEEIMEEDEKIYEVLVAEKGDTSKPYQNQLESGLLLGPFLSQNQEPAFQKKWTMEIKNWKRIVDQLESAGETAETVEKKQELLNKIRLVEEVLKLEES, encoded by the coding sequence TTGAATACTGATAAATTATCAATCCGATTAGCTACAGTGGCTAAATATGTACCTGCTGGATCTAGGATTGCAGATATTGGCTCTGATCATGCATATTTACCCTGTTACTTAGCCAAAAGTACCGGAATTTCTTTTGCTATTGCAGGAGAGGTTGCTGCAGGACCATACCAATCGGCCGAAAGAAATGTTCAATCGGAAGGTTTATCTTCTATTATTTCTGTACGAATGGGTGATGGTTTAGAAGTCATTCAGCCTGGAGAAGTGGATTGTATTACTATTGCAGGAATGGGTGGCTCTTTAATCACAAGTATATTAGAAAATGGGAAAGAAAAGCTCGAATCTGTCAAAAGGTTAGTATTGCAACCAAATATTAGTGCAATTTCTATTCGAAAATGGTTCTTAGAAAATAATTGGGAACTTGTTGCGGAAGAAATTATGGAAGAGGACGAGAAAATTTACGAAGTCCTTGTTGCTGAAAAAGGAGATACCTCTAAACCTTATCAAAATCAGTTAGAAAGTGGTCTTTTATTAGGGCCATTTCTAAGTCAAAATCAAGAACCAGCCTTTCAAAAAAAATGGACCATGGAAATAAAAAATTGGAAGCGAATAGTAGATCAGTTAGAGAGTGCAGGCGAAACGGCTGAAACAGTAGAAAAAAAGCAAGAGTTATTGAACAAGATAAGGCTAGTTGAGGAGGTATTGAAACTTGAAGAATCCTAA
- a CDS encoding DEAD/DEAH box helicase, which produces MKVNKFDRFKFQPFIIDSLNKFGFLSPTEIQERMIPLVLKGESAIGQSQTGTGKTFAYVLPILEKIDPKRQEVQAVITAPTRELASQIYHQILKVTENCSPDSQIMTRCYIGGTDKQRTIEKLKVQPQIVVGTPGRIKDLMVEQALFIHTSEIFVVDEADMILDMGFIEDVDQVAGKMPENLQMLVFSATIPEKLKPFLKKYMENPKTVHIDAKNKAAENLEHVLLPTRHRSKKQLVHDVLLAYNPYLAIVFTNTKKMAEEVAYYLNEKGLKVGRVHGNLNPRERKKMMKQIQDLEFQYIVATDLASRGIDIEGVSHVINYELPTDLDFYIHRVGRTARAGNTGIALTIYENSDEDALNKIEKMGIQFKHVDLKKDGFVEIDERNKRKTRVRKEDEAAKTAKTLVKKPQKVKPGYKKKMQWEMDKIKKRQRKLNQKKK; this is translated from the coding sequence ATGAAAGTAAATAAATTTGATCGTTTTAAGTTTCAACCTTTTATTATAGATTCACTGAATAAGTTTGGTTTTTTAAGTCCAACGGAAATTCAGGAACGGATGATTCCATTAGTGCTTAAGGGAGAAAGTGCGATTGGCCAATCCCAAACAGGAACAGGTAAAACATTTGCCTATGTATTACCTATCCTTGAAAAAATTGATCCAAAGCGTCAAGAGGTACAAGCAGTTATTACTGCACCGACAAGAGAATTAGCCTCACAAATTTATCATCAAATCTTAAAAGTAACAGAAAACTGCAGTCCAGATAGTCAAATCATGACAAGATGCTATATTGGTGGGACTGACAAACAGCGGACTATTGAAAAATTAAAGGTACAGCCTCAAATCGTTGTGGGTACTCCAGGACGAATAAAGGATTTAATGGTTGAACAAGCTCTTTTCATTCATACATCAGAAATCTTTGTTGTTGATGAAGCAGACATGATTCTAGATATGGGATTTATTGAAGATGTGGATCAGGTAGCTGGAAAGATGCCGGAGAACTTGCAAATGCTTGTCTTTTCTGCGACCATACCTGAAAAACTAAAACCTTTTTTAAAAAAGTATATGGAAAATCCAAAAACGGTTCATATTGATGCAAAAAATAAAGCTGCTGAAAATTTAGAACATGTTCTTTTACCAACCAGACATCGCAGTAAGAAGCAGCTTGTTCATGATGTCCTACTGGCTTACAATCCCTATTTAGCGATTGTTTTTACGAATACTAAAAAAATGGCTGAAGAGGTAGCGTATTACTTAAATGAAAAAGGGTTAAAGGTTGGCCGTGTTCATGGGAACTTAAACCCACGGGAACGTAAAAAAATGATGAAGCAAATTCAGGATTTGGAGTTCCAATATATCGTGGCAACTGACCTCGCCTCAAGGGGTATCGATATTGAAGGTGTCAGCCATGTTATAAACTATGAACTTCCAACAGATTTGGATTTTTATATCCATAGGGTAGGAAGAACCGCGAGAGCAGGCAATACAGGGATTGCCCTTACCATTTATGAGAATTCCGATGAAGATGCGTTAAACAAGATAGAAAAAATGGGTATTCAATTTAAACATGTGGATCTTAAAAAAGATGGTTTTGTTGAAATAGATGAACGAAATAAGAGAAAGACAAGAGTTAGAAAAGAAGATGAAGCAGCTAAAACAGCTAAAACCCTAGTGAAGAAGCCACAAAAAGTAAAGCCAGGTTATAAAAAGAAAATGCAATGGGAAATGGACAAAATAAAGAAACGTCAGCGGAAATTGAACCAGAAAAAGAAATAA
- a CDS encoding metal ABC transporter permease has product MIQGIFHYEFLQNAFLTGIMIGILAPLLGVFIVVRRLSLIADALSHVTLAGIAASLLIEKKFAIMAGLNPLYLGMVFSVGGSLFIEKLRGVYKHYQELAIPIILSSGIGLGVIFISLANGFNTDLFSYLFGSVSAVSRTDLWVILIISILVILVIISLYKELFLLSFDEEHAKASGIAAKSIHFIFIVMVALVIAASMRIVGILLVSSLMTLPVAASIRIAKGFKQTIFLSVLFGELAVLGGLFIAYYVDLAPGGTIVMLAVLILVCSIFYKKLTGALGGGAK; this is encoded by the coding sequence ATGATTCAAGGAATTTTTCATTATGAATTTTTACAAAATGCCTTCTTAACCGGAATCATGATCGGGATACTAGCTCCATTGCTCGGTGTTTTTATCGTTGTGAGAAGATTATCTTTAATTGCTGACGCACTTAGTCATGTAACACTTGCCGGTATTGCAGCCAGCCTTCTTATTGAAAAGAAATTTGCCATCATGGCAGGTTTAAATCCTCTATATTTAGGTATGGTTTTTTCAGTAGGCGGATCTTTATTTATTGAAAAACTAAGAGGGGTTTATAAACATTATCAGGAGCTTGCCATTCCCATTATCTTATCAAGCGGGATTGGACTAGGCGTTATCTTTATTTCACTTGCGAATGGATTTAATACAGACTTGTTTAGTTATTTGTTCGGTAGTGTTTCTGCTGTAAGTCGTACAGACCTATGGGTTATTCTTATCATAAGTATTTTGGTTATTCTAGTTATTATTTCCTTGTATAAAGAGTTGTTTTTGCTGTCTTTTGATGAAGAGCATGCGAAAGCATCTGGGATTGCTGCTAAAAGTATTCATTTCATCTTTATTGTTATGGTTGCTTTGGTTATTGCAGCTTCTATGAGAATTGTTGGAATTCTACTGGTATCCTCTTTAATGACGTTGCCAGTTGCTGCCAGTATTCGGATCGCAAAGGGATTTAAACAAACCATTTTCTTATCCGTTCTTTTTGGTGAATTAGCAGTATTGGGCGGTCTTTTTATTGCCTACTATGTAGATTTGGCTCCAGGTGGGACCATTGTTATGCTTGCCGTTCTTATTCTTGTATGTTCTATTTTTTACAAAAAATTAACTGGTGCATTAGGAGGTGGTGCTAAATGA
- a CDS encoding DUF2624 domain-containing protein: MKIFENIINHKINTITAEELVKYANQFNIKVNQQQARKIAEYLRGKNINIFDDTQRSKLVKEIAKAAGPETAREVNKLLMQFSKQ; this comes from the coding sequence GTGAAAATATTTGAAAACATCATTAATCATAAGATCAACACGATTACTGCTGAAGAGTTAGTCAAATATGCCAATCAATTTAATATTAAAGTAAACCAGCAACAGGCTAGGAAGATTGCAGAATACTTACGTGGTAAAAACATAAATATTTTTGATGATACACAAAGAAGTAAATTAGTAAAAGAAATTGCAAAAGCAGCTGGTCCGGAAACAGCGCGCGAAGTCAATAAATTATTAATGCAATTTTCAAAGCAGTAA
- the vrrA gene encoding VrrA/YqfQ family protein has protein sequence MQPRPRVPMQGGMGGPGMFGGRNPMMGAGNNPFAGRSPMMGPSINPFGGGNQMMRSTANPFGGRNPMMGSMGRQMNGGGGLLSKILGRGNQAGGAGGLMGAQGAGRAASGGAGGLLQSLSNPGGLNSILNNTQQVLRTAQSIGPVIQQYGPMVKNLPAMWKLYKGFKNASKSTEETTDGKSNQSVAVMDEESSTNEQTENRRTGKQSSQKKQQKPAKSSGQQPRGNSIPRMYI, from the coding sequence ATGCAACCAAGACCAAGAGTACCTATGCAAGGCGGTATGGGCGGCCCAGGTATGTTTGGAGGCAGAAATCCGATGATGGGGGCTGGGAACAATCCTTTTGCCGGAAGAAGCCCAATGATGGGACCTAGTATAAACCCCTTTGGAGGAGGAAACCAAATGATGAGGTCAACTGCCAATCCATTTGGGGGAAGAAATCCGATGATGGGATCGATGGGAAGACAAATGAACGGTGGCGGCGGGCTACTCTCAAAAATTTTGGGTAGAGGAAACCAAGCTGGCGGTGCAGGTGGACTTATGGGTGCACAAGGAGCTGGAAGGGCTGCATCAGGCGGTGCAGGTGGATTACTCCAGTCCTTAAGTAACCCAGGCGGATTAAACTCTATTCTCAATAATACCCAACAAGTATTAAGAACAGCACAATCTATAGGCCCTGTCATTCAACAATATGGTCCAATGGTCAAGAATCTCCCGGCCATGTGGAAGCTCTATAAAGGATTTAAAAATGCATCAAAGAGTACGGAAGAAACAACGGATGGGAAAAGTAATCAATCAGTAGCCGTTATGGATGAAGAGTCTTCAACGAACGAGCAAACTGAAAACCGCCGTACAGGAAAACAATCTAGTCAAAAGAAGCAACAAAAGCCCGCTAAGAGTAGCGGACAACAACCAAGAGGAAATTCCATTCCGAGAATGTACATCTAA